Proteins from one Pseudarthrobacter sp. BIM B-2242 genomic window:
- a CDS encoding molybdopterin oxidoreductase: protein MITKNLFLQGIFPFEGAGLEKPGLIHSELSHYVPDGVINQTLYFRGGNSSAELITVVLMRNGVPMRYFPIGAKSEVHVPLRVVEDIDGGSVVELHVAAPDGVAGFVVVDLGMVEH, encoded by the coding sequence ATGATCACCAAGAACCTTTTCCTGCAGGGCATCTTCCCGTTCGAGGGCGCGGGGTTGGAGAAACCCGGCCTGATCCACAGCGAACTGTCGCATTACGTCCCGGACGGGGTCATCAACCAGACGCTCTACTTCCGCGGCGGCAATTCCAGCGCTGAGCTCATCACGGTGGTGCTGATGCGGAACGGCGTGCCCATGCGCTATTTTCCCATCGGCGCCAAGAGCGAGGTCCACGTGCCGCTGCGCGTGGTGGAGGACATCGACGGCGGCTCGGTGGTGGAGCTCCATGTCGCGGCACCGGACGGCGTGGCGGGATTCGTTGTGGTGGACCTGGGCATGGTGGAGCACTGA
- a CDS encoding CPBP family intramembrane glutamic endopeptidase, whose amino-acid sequence MATIHRRPPAPQPELYRFSALDFTTVALYVAAAGLFAVAGELLAPFLRQLAPSPAAASYGVNLLFYGSVGILAVIAARRVMARDLRVLATRPWFTLLMIPTAVIAMMILTAIVVTAAGGVQTSANQAGLQELMQQVPAWLMVPVVVIVGPFVEEYIFRHLLIGKLSRKLNIWLCCGLSVVLFAALHIVGQEAITLPALLPYLAMGATLVFVYVWTGRNLMFAYFVHAAKNLLAVVFIYAIPPELFEQLQQVQP is encoded by the coding sequence ATGGCGACAATCCACCGGCGACCACCCGCTCCGCAGCCCGAGCTCTACCGGTTTTCGGCCCTCGACTTCACCACCGTGGCCCTGTACGTCGCCGCGGCCGGACTCTTCGCCGTTGCCGGTGAACTGCTCGCCCCGTTCCTGCGCCAGCTGGCACCCAGCCCCGCCGCGGCGTCGTACGGGGTGAATCTGTTGTTCTACGGGTCCGTCGGGATCCTGGCCGTGATCGCCGCCCGCCGGGTGATGGCCAGGGACCTCCGGGTGCTGGCCACCCGGCCATGGTTCACGCTCCTGATGATCCCCACCGCGGTGATCGCCATGATGATCCTCACCGCCATCGTGGTGACCGCGGCCGGCGGCGTGCAGACCTCCGCCAACCAGGCCGGACTCCAGGAGCTTATGCAGCAGGTCCCCGCCTGGCTCATGGTGCCCGTGGTGGTCATCGTGGGCCCTTTTGTGGAGGAGTACATCTTCCGGCACCTGCTGATCGGCAAGCTCAGCCGCAAACTGAACATCTGGCTGTGCTGCGGCCTGTCCGTGGTGCTGTTCGCCGCCCTCCACATCGTGGGCCAGGAAGCCATCACGCTCCCCGCCCTGCTGCCGTACCTGGCCATGGGCGCCACGCTGGTCTTTGTGTATGTCTGGACCGGCAGGAACCTTATGTTCGCCTACTTTGTGCACGCGGCGAAGAACCTGCTGGCCGTGGTGTTCATCTACGCCATCCCGCCCGAGCTGTTCGAGCAGCTCCAGCAGGTCCAGCCTTAA
- a CDS encoding ABC-F family ATP-binding cassette domain-containing protein produces MTEHLKLSGVSHGYGDRQLLAAITLVITAGEHVAIVGENGAGKSTLLRIMAGLETPDEGSVTSDGRVGYLSQAHGLPEDFTVGAAIDASLASLRALEAELDRLEAGLAEAEDDDLETYGRLQTEYQLREGYAAESRVEAALDRLGLGGLDRTRTLGSLSGGEQERVALACVLADPADILLLDEPTNHLDARGTAWLEDRLAAHRGTVVVVSHDRVLLRKVAGTIIEVDAERLAVARFGNGYDGYLREKAAERQRWVQEYHQWIDAMDAEQRQADTVAGKMGYARKRDGDKMGFDFKAGTWQKAATSKVRNAQERLRRLEASPVDRPPVPLRLNADLAVDTETAPGLDEPSAVLSVRGVSVPGRLRPTDFEAWTGDKILITGPNGAGKSTLLSVLAGTLEPAGGSVSRPARVGYLQQELELPERPSLRLLPAFVAGLGGNIDEHAEALLRLGLFRTSEFHVPVGSLSAGQQRRLALARLLLGGYSTLIVDEPTNHLAPVLVEQLEEALADFTGTLVMVSHDRALRDWFARCAKKSEKSRTDEAGRWIRYSMDSGVLAGA; encoded by the coding sequence GTGACCGAACATCTCAAGCTTTCAGGCGTCTCCCACGGCTACGGCGACCGCCAGCTGCTGGCTGCCATCACCCTGGTCATCACGGCCGGGGAACATGTGGCCATTGTGGGCGAAAACGGCGCCGGTAAATCAACCCTGCTCCGGATTATGGCCGGCCTCGAAACGCCCGACGAAGGCTCCGTCACCAGTGATGGCCGGGTGGGCTACCTCTCGCAGGCCCACGGCCTGCCGGAAGACTTCACCGTGGGCGCCGCCATCGACGCTTCCCTGGCCTCGCTAAGGGCTCTCGAGGCTGAGCTTGACCGGCTGGAGGCAGGCCTGGCCGAGGCCGAGGACGACGACCTGGAAACGTACGGCAGGCTCCAGACCGAGTACCAGCTGCGCGAAGGCTACGCCGCGGAATCACGGGTGGAGGCCGCGCTGGACCGGCTGGGCCTGGGCGGCCTGGACCGGACCCGGACCCTGGGCTCACTTTCCGGCGGCGAACAGGAACGTGTAGCCCTGGCCTGCGTGCTGGCCGATCCGGCGGACATCCTGCTCCTGGACGAACCCACCAACCACCTGGACGCGCGGGGAACGGCGTGGCTGGAGGACCGGCTGGCCGCCCACCGCGGCACGGTAGTGGTGGTCTCCCACGACCGTGTGCTCCTCCGTAAGGTTGCCGGCACGATTATCGAGGTGGACGCCGAGCGTCTCGCAGTGGCCCGCTTCGGCAACGGGTATGACGGCTACCTCCGCGAGAAGGCCGCCGAGCGTCAGCGCTGGGTCCAGGAGTACCACCAATGGATCGACGCGATGGACGCCGAACAGCGGCAGGCCGACACCGTGGCCGGAAAAATGGGCTACGCCCGCAAACGCGACGGCGACAAGATGGGCTTCGACTTCAAGGCCGGGACCTGGCAGAAGGCGGCCACCAGCAAGGTCCGCAATGCCCAGGAACGGCTCCGCCGGCTTGAGGCGAGCCCGGTGGACCGCCCGCCGGTTCCGCTGCGGCTGAACGCGGACCTGGCCGTGGACACGGAAACCGCCCCTGGCCTGGATGAGCCCTCAGCGGTCCTCTCCGTCCGTGGCGTGAGCGTTCCGGGCCGCCTGCGCCCTACGGATTTCGAAGCCTGGACCGGCGACAAGATCCTCATCACCGGTCCCAACGGCGCCGGCAAGTCCACGCTGCTTTCCGTACTGGCCGGCACCCTGGAGCCGGCCGGGGGGAGCGTGAGCCGCCCGGCACGCGTCGGCTATCTGCAGCAGGAACTCGAACTGCCGGAACGGCCCTCACTGCGGCTGCTGCCGGCCTTCGTGGCGGGACTGGGCGGCAATATCGATGAGCACGCCGAGGCCCTCCTCCGCCTAGGCCTGTTCCGCACCAGCGAGTTCCACGTGCCGGTGGGCAGCCTGTCAGCAGGCCAGCAGCGCCGGCTCGCCCTCGCCCGCCTGCTGCTGGGCGGCTACAGCACCCTGATCGTGGACGAGCCCACCAACCACCTGGCGCCCGTGCTGGTGGAGCAGCTCGAGGAGGCGCTCGCGGACTTCACCGGGACTCTCGTGATGGTCAGCCACGACCGCGCCCTCCGGGATTGGTTTGCCCGCTGCGCGAAGAAGAGCGAAAAGTCGCGGACGGACGAGGCCGGCCGCTGGATCCGGTACTCGATGGACAGCGGGGTGCTGGCCGGGGCCTGA
- a CDS encoding metal ABC transporter ATP-binding protein: MNAPAILVENVTVHYGEVLALDSASLTLDAARICGLIGMNGSGKSTLFKVIMGMIKPDAGRVLIGGQSPARARKAGGIGYVPQSEDVDWQFPLSVRDVVMMGRYGHQGFTRRPSKADRAAVDEALDRVELSEYAGRQIGQLSGGQKKRAFVARGIAQGATMMLLDEPFAGVDKRSEATITRLLRELASDGCTILVSTHDLHALPELCDEAVLLMRRVLMHGAPELVLQPENLAMAFGLDVLNRDLPEEPGRKHPTARATAAGTESRS; this comes from the coding sequence ATGAACGCCCCGGCCATCCTCGTTGAAAACGTCACCGTCCACTACGGCGAGGTCCTGGCGCTCGATTCCGCCTCGCTCACCCTGGACGCCGCCCGGATCTGCGGCCTGATCGGCATGAACGGGTCCGGGAAATCCACCCTGTTCAAGGTGATCATGGGCATGATCAAGCCCGACGCCGGCCGCGTCCTGATCGGCGGACAGTCACCCGCCAGGGCACGCAAGGCAGGCGGGATCGGCTACGTGCCGCAGAGCGAGGATGTGGACTGGCAGTTCCCGCTGTCCGTCCGCGATGTGGTGATGATGGGCCGCTACGGGCACCAGGGATTCACCCGCCGCCCCTCCAAGGCAGACCGCGCCGCCGTGGACGAAGCACTGGACCGGGTGGAACTGTCCGAGTACGCCGGACGCCAGATCGGCCAGTTGTCCGGCGGCCAGAAGAAGCGGGCATTTGTGGCCCGCGGCATCGCCCAGGGCGCCACCATGATGCTCCTGGACGAGCCGTTCGCCGGCGTCGACAAACGATCCGAAGCCACCATCACCCGGCTGCTGCGCGAACTCGCCTCCGACGGCTGCACCATCCTGGTCTCCACCCATGACCTGCACGCCCTTCCCGAACTGTGCGACGAAGCCGTGCTCCTGATGCGCCGGGTCCTGATGCACGGCGCCCCCGAGCTGGTCCTGCAGCCGGAAAACCTGGCCATGGCGTTCGGCCTGGACGTGCTGAACCGGGACCTTCCGGAGGAGCCTGGCCGCAAACACCCCACAGCACGCGCCACGGCAGCCGGTACCGAGAGCAGGAGCTGA
- a CDS encoding metal ABC transporter permease, protein MELLLEPLSYDFMVRAIITTALAAIVCAVLSCWLVLIGWSLMGDAVSHAVLPGVVLAYIVGAPFAVGALVFALIAVTLIGVVRNTSRVKEDAAIGIVFTSLFALGLVLISVTPSQTDLNHIIFGNLLGVSIPDLIQVLVLGVVAFAILILKRRDLTLYAFDPTHAHAIGLSPKRLGALLLGLLALTSVVALQTVGVVLVVAMLIIPGATAYLLTDRFSRMLVIAPAVSATCSIAGIYFSYYLDTASGAMVVLTQGAVFAVVYLFSPRQGLIGTRLAKARRKKAAALQAA, encoded by the coding sequence ATGGAACTGCTCCTGGAGCCATTGAGCTACGACTTCATGGTCCGTGCCATCATCACCACCGCCCTCGCCGCCATCGTCTGTGCCGTGCTCAGCTGCTGGCTGGTCCTGATCGGCTGGTCGCTGATGGGTGACGCCGTATCGCACGCTGTGCTGCCCGGCGTCGTTCTCGCCTATATTGTGGGGGCGCCGTTCGCAGTCGGCGCGCTGGTGTTCGCGCTGATCGCCGTGACGCTGATCGGGGTGGTGCGCAACACCAGCCGGGTCAAGGAGGACGCCGCGATCGGCATCGTGTTCACCTCGCTGTTTGCCCTGGGCCTGGTTCTCATCTCCGTCACACCCAGCCAGACAGACCTGAATCACATCATCTTCGGCAACCTCCTGGGAGTCAGCATCCCGGACCTCATCCAGGTGCTGGTCCTCGGCGTTGTTGCCTTCGCCATCCTGATCCTGAAGCGCCGTGACCTGACGCTCTACGCCTTTGACCCCACGCATGCCCACGCGATCGGCCTCTCGCCGAAGCGGCTGGGGGCGCTGCTCCTGGGGCTGCTCGCGCTGACGTCCGTGGTGGCGCTGCAGACCGTGGGCGTGGTGCTGGTGGTGGCCATGCTCATCATTCCGGGTGCCACGGCCTACCTGCTGACCGACCGCTTCTCCCGCATGCTGGTGATCGCCCCGGCGGTCTCGGCCACCTGCTCCATCGCCGGCATCTACTTCAGTTACTACCTGGACACAGCCTCCGGCGCGATGGTGGTGCTCACGCAGGGAGCCGTGTTCGCCGTCGTCTATCTCTTCAGCCCGCGGCAGGGGCTGATCGGAACCCGGCTGGCGAAGGCCCGCCGCAAGAAGGCAGCCGCGCTTCAGGCCGCGTAA
- a CDS encoding metal ABC transporter substrate-binding protein gives MPNFLFRCAKVAARTFAPQAARLRAAGAAAVVLLSLSLTACGGDASGNGDSEKPVVLTTFTVLADVARNVAGDKLTVESITKAGAEIHGYEPTPGDIRKASKADLILDNGLNLEAWFAQFVEGLDVPHAVVSDGVAVMDISEDSYQGKPNPHAWMSPVNVQIYVDNMVKAFSGLDPENAAAFKANGDAYKAELQAVQDEMTASLAGVPEKQRALVTCEGAFSYLARDAGLREVYIWAVNAEQQTTPQQITRAIEYVKANQVPAVFCESTVSDAPMQQVVGATGTTFGGILYVDSLSEADGPVPTYLDLIRHDADLITKALTGTAAASARATS, from the coding sequence ATGCCTAACTTTCTGTTTCGGTGCGCCAAAGTAGCCGCCCGGACCTTCGCGCCCCAAGCGGCGAGGTTGCGCGCTGCAGGTGCTGCCGCCGTCGTCCTCCTCTCCCTGTCCCTTACAGCCTGCGGCGGCGATGCGTCGGGCAACGGCGACAGTGAGAAGCCCGTGGTGCTGACCACCTTTACGGTGCTGGCGGATGTGGCCCGGAACGTTGCGGGGGACAAGCTGACGGTGGAGTCCATCACCAAAGCAGGCGCCGAAATCCACGGCTACGAGCCAACCCCCGGCGATATCCGGAAGGCGTCCAAAGCCGACCTGATCCTGGACAACGGACTCAACCTTGAAGCGTGGTTTGCGCAGTTCGTGGAGGGTCTGGATGTGCCGCACGCCGTGGTCAGCGACGGTGTGGCGGTCATGGACATCAGCGAGGACTCCTACCAGGGCAAGCCGAACCCGCACGCGTGGATGTCCCCGGTGAACGTGCAGATCTATGTGGACAACATGGTCAAGGCATTCAGCGGGCTGGACCCGGAGAACGCGGCGGCTTTCAAGGCCAACGGTGACGCGTACAAGGCCGAGCTGCAGGCTGTGCAGGACGAGATGACAGCCAGCCTGGCCGGCGTCCCGGAGAAACAGCGTGCCCTGGTGACCTGCGAAGGCGCGTTCTCCTACCTGGCCCGCGACGCCGGCCTCCGCGAGGTCTATATCTGGGCCGTCAACGCCGAGCAGCAGACCACGCCGCAGCAGATCACCCGCGCCATCGAGTACGTCAAGGCGAACCAGGTCCCGGCTGTCTTCTGCGAATCCACCGTGTCAGACGCCCCCATGCAGCAGGTGGTCGGGGCAACCGGGACGACGTTCGGCGGCATCCTCTACGTCGACTCGTTATCCGAGGCGGACGGCCCCGTCCCCACCTACCTGGATCTGATCAGGCACGACGCCGACCTCATCACCAAGGCGCTCACCGGCACCGCAGCAGCTTCAGCCCGGGCAACGTCATGA
- the nirB gene encoding nitrite reductase large subunit NirB — protein MTSVLERPHGRHPGGAPRRRLVVVGNGMAGARAVEEILARGGADQFTITMFGDEPYGNYNRIMLSHVLSGEESDADIFLNALSWYNENSITLHAGVRVDRIDKATKHVFSNDGRVTPYDTLIIATGSRSHMPPMDGLYTPGGSVKHGIFGFRTIDDTRKMVQHAQQDHHRRAVVIGGGLLGLEAAYGLKSHGIAVEVVHSGGHLMNAQMGPDGGAVLRRSVEALGIGVHTSSRTTAVLGTDSVIGVSLRDREDIACDMVVVAAGIRPNVDLAVLSGLPVERAIVVDDRLMVQDEDDIFAVGECVQHRGEVYGLVAPLWEQAVVLANHVTGADTSSAYLGSRTATKLKVAGVDVASMGLHGPELDTDEHIVFSEPSRGIFKSIVVRDNKMVGATLLGDSRKVAYLTQAYDRGLPLPEERIALLFDVGGPGEEAGVAELDDGAQVCNCNGVSKGALVAAVKGGCATVSGAMDATRAGKGCGSCKLLVKQVVEWAADGAVEEDPAASYYVPGIPLDKPALMAAIRKQGLRSVSQVFAALAPGSAEDAKSKMGLASLLKMMLADRYIDERDARFINDRVHANIQRDGTFSVVPQMKGGVTSVQQLRRIADVAEKHKVPLIKLTGGQRIDLLGIPKEDLPQVWADLDMPSGYAYGKSFRTVKTCVGKDFCRYGTGDSTKLGIEIESRFQGIESPAKLKLAVSGCPRNCAESLVKDVGVVAVEGGRWELYVGGAAGAHIRKGDLLATVDDPEEVKLLTGRFMQYYREQANWLERTYAFVPRVGIEHLRAVIVEDSEGIAAALDAAMQASVDSYVDPWSERHDPLTPGQFRTALPLTVLPQVPVR, from the coding sequence ATGACCAGCGTGCTGGAGCGGCCGCACGGCAGGCACCCGGGCGGCGCGCCCCGCCGTCGGCTGGTGGTGGTGGGCAACGGGATGGCCGGTGCCCGCGCCGTGGAGGAGATCCTTGCCCGCGGAGGCGCGGACCAGTTCACCATCACCATGTTCGGCGACGAGCCCTACGGCAACTACAACCGGATCATGCTCAGCCATGTCCTCTCCGGTGAGGAAAGTGATGCCGACATCTTCCTCAACGCGCTGTCCTGGTACAACGAGAACAGCATCACGCTGCACGCCGGGGTCCGCGTTGACCGGATCGACAAGGCCACCAAGCACGTGTTCTCCAACGACGGCCGCGTCACGCCGTACGACACCCTCATTATTGCCACCGGCAGCCGCTCCCACATGCCGCCGATGGACGGGCTGTACACTCCCGGCGGGTCCGTGAAACACGGGATTTTCGGCTTCCGCACCATCGATGACACGCGCAAGATGGTCCAGCACGCCCAGCAGGATCACCACCGCCGGGCGGTGGTGATCGGCGGCGGCCTCCTGGGCCTGGAAGCCGCTTATGGGCTGAAAAGCCATGGCATCGCCGTGGAAGTGGTGCACTCCGGCGGGCACCTCATGAATGCGCAGATGGGGCCCGACGGCGGCGCGGTGCTGCGGAGGAGCGTGGAGGCGCTGGGCATCGGGGTGCATACGTCCAGCCGCACCACTGCCGTCCTCGGCACCGACAGCGTCATAGGGGTCAGCCTCCGGGACCGGGAGGACATCGCGTGCGACATGGTGGTGGTGGCCGCCGGGATCCGGCCGAACGTGGACCTGGCCGTGCTGAGCGGGCTGCCGGTGGAACGGGCCATCGTGGTGGATGACCGGCTGATGGTCCAGGACGAGGACGATATCTTTGCGGTGGGGGAATGCGTCCAGCACCGCGGGGAAGTCTACGGACTGGTGGCGCCGCTGTGGGAACAGGCCGTGGTGCTCGCCAACCACGTGACCGGCGCCGATACGTCGTCGGCCTACCTCGGCTCCCGGACAGCCACCAAGCTCAAGGTCGCCGGCGTCGACGTCGCCTCCATGGGGCTCCACGGACCGGAACTCGACACGGACGAGCACATCGTCTTCTCCGAGCCCAGCCGCGGCATCTTCAAGTCCATCGTCGTCCGCGACAACAAAATGGTGGGCGCAACGCTGCTGGGCGACAGCCGGAAAGTGGCCTACCTGACGCAGGCGTATGACCGCGGGCTGCCGCTGCCGGAGGAGCGGATCGCGCTCCTGTTCGACGTCGGCGGGCCCGGTGAGGAGGCCGGCGTGGCCGAGCTCGACGACGGCGCCCAGGTCTGCAACTGCAACGGCGTCTCGAAAGGGGCGCTCGTGGCCGCCGTGAAGGGCGGCTGCGCGACGGTTTCGGGCGCGATGGACGCCACCCGCGCCGGCAAGGGCTGCGGTTCGTGCAAGCTCCTGGTAAAGCAGGTGGTGGAGTGGGCGGCCGACGGCGCCGTGGAGGAGGACCCGGCCGCCAGTTATTACGTGCCCGGGATCCCGCTGGACAAGCCGGCGCTCATGGCCGCCATCCGGAAGCAGGGGCTGCGGTCCGTGTCCCAGGTGTTCGCGGCGTTGGCTCCCGGCAGTGCCGAGGACGCCAAGTCGAAGATGGGCCTGGCCTCGCTGCTGAAAATGATGCTCGCGGACCGGTACATCGACGAACGCGACGCCCGGTTCATCAATGACCGTGTCCACGCCAATATCCAGCGCGACGGCACGTTCTCCGTGGTGCCGCAGATGAAGGGCGGCGTGACGTCCGTGCAGCAGCTGCGCCGCATCGCCGACGTCGCCGAGAAGCACAAGGTGCCGCTGATCAAGCTGACCGGCGGGCAGCGGATCGACCTGCTGGGGATCCCCAAGGAGGACCTCCCGCAGGTCTGGGCGGACCTGGACATGCCCTCCGGTTACGCCTACGGCAAGAGCTTCCGCACCGTCAAGACCTGCGTGGGCAAGGACTTCTGCCGGTACGGCACGGGCGATTCCACCAAGCTGGGCATCGAGATCGAGTCCCGGTTCCAGGGGATCGAGTCGCCGGCCAAACTGAAGCTGGCCGTGTCCGGCTGCCCGCGGAACTGTGCGGAGTCGCTGGTCAAGGACGTGGGCGTGGTGGCCGTGGAAGGCGGCCGCTGGGAGCTTTACGTCGGGGGAGCGGCGGGAGCCCACATCCGCAAGGGCGACCTCCTGGCCACCGTGGACGATCCAGAGGAGGTCAAGCTCCTGACCGGACGGTTTATGCAGTACTACCGCGAGCAGGCCAACTGGCTGGAGCGGACCTACGCCTTTGTGCCGCGGGTAGGCATTGAGCACCTCCGCGCGGTGATTGTGGAGGATTCCGAAGGCATCGCCGCCGCTCTCGACGCCGCCATGCAGGCATCCGTGGACAGCTACGTGGATCCCTGGAGCGAGCGCCACGATCCGCTGACGCCCGGCCAGTTCCGCACAGCGTTGCCGCTCACGGTCCTGCCCCAGGTGCCGGTCCGATGA
- a CDS encoding VOC family protein: protein MGLKIQIVVDSKNPHELADWWAETLDWAVEPQDEGFIRSMISQGYATEAETLTHNGKLVWRTGQAIRPPEELEAQAPAHRVLFQAVPEGKTVKNRVHWDVRLDGRDKEEVRKRLEARGATFLWTANEGPHEWHTMADPEGNEFCIS from the coding sequence ATGGGACTGAAGATCCAGATTGTGGTGGACAGCAAGAACCCGCACGAGCTCGCCGACTGGTGGGCGGAGACCCTGGACTGGGCTGTGGAACCTCAGGACGAGGGCTTCATCCGGTCCATGATCAGCCAGGGCTACGCCACGGAAGCGGAAACCCTCACCCACAACGGCAAACTCGTCTGGCGCACAGGACAGGCTATCCGGCCGCCGGAGGAACTCGAGGCTCAAGCGCCCGCCCACCGCGTGCTGTTCCAGGCAGTCCCGGAAGGGAAGACCGTCAAGAACCGTGTCCACTGGGACGTGCGGCTGGACGGGCGGGACAAGGAAGAAGTCCGGAAGCGACTCGAAGCCCGCGGGGCCACCTTCCTCTGGACCGCGAACGAGGGCCCGCACGAGTGGCACACCATGGCTGACCCGGAAGGCAACGAGTTCTGCATCAGCTGA
- a CDS encoding 1,4-dihydroxy-2-naphthoyl-CoA synthase produces the protein MSNQIPAKVSDVFDPTRWRTVSGFDDFQDMTYHRQVERSGDGTVTRDLPTVRIAFNRPEVRNAFRPGTVDELYRAMDHARMTPDVATVLLTGNGPSPKDGGHSFCSGGDQRIRGRDGYRYAEGETKETIDPARAGRLHILEVQRLMRTMPKVVIAVVNGWAAGGGHSLHVVSDLTIASRQHGKFKQTDATVGSFDAGYGSALLARQIGQKTAREIFFLAREYSAEDMVRMGAVNEAVDHERLEEVALEYAADIARQSPQAIRMLKFAFNLADDGLAGQQVFAGEATRLAYMTDEAVEGKEAFLEKRDPDWSRFPHYF, from the coding sequence GTGAGCAACCAAATTCCCGCCAAGGTGTCCGACGTCTTTGACCCCACCCGCTGGCGCACCGTCTCCGGCTTCGATGACTTCCAGGACATGACGTACCACCGGCAGGTGGAGCGCTCCGGGGATGGCACCGTAACCAGGGACCTGCCCACCGTCCGGATCGCGTTCAACCGCCCCGAGGTCCGCAACGCGTTCCGCCCCGGCACCGTGGACGAGCTCTACCGCGCCATGGACCACGCCCGTATGACCCCGGACGTCGCCACCGTCCTGCTCACCGGCAACGGCCCCTCCCCCAAGGACGGCGGCCACTCGTTCTGCTCCGGCGGGGACCAGCGGATCCGCGGCCGCGACGGCTACCGGTACGCGGAAGGTGAGACCAAGGAAACCATCGACCCCGCCCGCGCCGGCCGCCTCCACATCCTGGAAGTCCAGCGGCTGATGCGGACCATGCCCAAGGTGGTCATCGCCGTCGTGAACGGCTGGGCAGCCGGCGGCGGGCACTCCCTGCACGTGGTCTCCGACCTCACCATCGCCTCCCGCCAGCACGGCAAGTTCAAGCAGACCGATGCCACCGTGGGAAGCTTCGACGCCGGATACGGCTCCGCACTGCTGGCCCGCCAGATCGGCCAGAAGACCGCCCGCGAGATCTTCTTCCTGGCCCGCGAGTACTCCGCCGAAGACATGGTCCGCATGGGCGCCGTAAACGAGGCCGTGGACCACGAACGGCTCGAGGAAGTGGCCCTGGAATACGCCGCGGACATTGCCCGCCAGTCACCCCAGGCCATCCGCATGCTCAAATTCGCCTTCAACCTCGCCGACGACGGCCTGGCAGGCCAGCAGGTCTTCGCCGGCGAAGCCACCCGCCTGGCCTATATGACGGACGAGGCCGTGGAAGGGAAGGAAGCGTTCCTGGAGAAACGCGACCCTGACTGGTCCCGCTTCCCCCATTACTTCTAA
- a CDS encoding AMP-binding protein has protein sequence MNIGRQHIGPLDIEPALTALAAALRGEGPAVELSISPDGELVVGHTETPGCDDAVAVVRTSGSTGAPKATVLTVESLAASSMGTALALQGEGQWLLALPVQFVAGVQVLVRSLFAGTRPWVMDMSGGFTPEAFTAGALELTDPIRFTSLVPTQLQRLLDAPSPETLAVLRRFDGILLGGAPASAGLLKDAREAGLRIITTYGSAETCGGCVYDGVPLTGVEVRIAEDGRILLGGDTVAAGYLDAPESTDTFYEEDGVRWYRTNDLGSVDADGRLTVLGRADDVIITGGVKVSAAHVQEELEKSDGVAAAFVAGVPSAEWGQAVAAYVALAGGASGADALAAPPGDAPSGAGDHAVVLEQRWHARLGLLAPKTILTASELLMLPNGKPDRLAMIERLNALHQGK, from the coding sequence ATGAACATCGGACGCCAGCACATCGGCCCCCTGGACATTGAACCGGCGCTCACCGCCCTGGCGGCCGCCCTCCGCGGTGAGGGCCCCGCCGTCGAACTATCCATCAGCCCTGACGGCGAACTGGTGGTGGGGCACACCGAAACCCCCGGCTGCGACGACGCCGTGGCAGTGGTGCGCACGTCTGGCTCGACCGGCGCGCCGAAGGCCACCGTCCTGACCGTCGAGTCACTGGCCGCGTCCTCCATGGGCACAGCGCTGGCACTCCAGGGCGAAGGCCAGTGGCTGCTTGCCCTTCCGGTCCAGTTCGTGGCCGGCGTTCAGGTGCTGGTGCGCTCGCTGTTTGCCGGCACACGGCCGTGGGTCATGGACATGTCCGGCGGTTTCACGCCCGAAGCGTTCACGGCGGGCGCCCTGGAGCTCACGGATCCCATCCGATTCACCTCGCTGGTGCCTACCCAGCTGCAGCGCCTCCTGGACGCCCCGTCCCCGGAGACCCTGGCTGTCCTGCGGCGTTTCGACGGCATCCTGCTGGGCGGCGCACCGGCGTCGGCCGGGCTCCTGAAGGACGCCCGCGAGGCCGGGCTGCGGATCATCACCACTTACGGCTCGGCGGAAACCTGCGGGGGCTGCGTCTACGACGGCGTGCCGCTGACCGGTGTGGAGGTCCGGATCGCCGAGGACGGCCGGATCCTGCTGGGCGGCGACACCGTGGCCGCCGGATACCTCGACGCGCCCGAAAGCACTGACACGTTTTATGAGGAAGACGGCGTGCGCTGGTACCGCACGAACGATCTGGGCTCCGTGGACGCGGACGGCCGGCTCACCGTGCTGGGCCGCGCCGACGACGTCATTATCACCGGCGGCGTCAAGGTCTCCGCGGCGCACGTACAGGAAGAGCTGGAAAAGTCCGACGGCGTCGCAGCGGCTTTTGTGGCCGGTGTCCCGTCCGCGGAATGGGGCCAGGCCGTGGCCGCCTATGTTGCGCTGGCCGGCGGCGCCTCCGGCGCCGATGCTTTGGCAGCTCCCCCCGGCGACGCCCCCTCCGGCGCCGGGGATCACGCCGTCGTGCTTGAACAGAGATGGCACGCCCGGCTGGGACTGCTGGCCCCGAAAACAATCCTCACCGCCAGTGAGCTGCTGATGCTTCCCAACGGCAAGCCGGACCGCCTGGCCATGATCGAGCGGCTCAACGCCCTGCACCAGGGAAAGTAG